The Candidatus Omnitrophota bacterium sequence ATGTCCGGCAATAATAACATTGAGATGTTCTGATTTAATTTTCTTAAAATGTCTCTCCGAAACATGCATTCCCAACAAAGTATTCACGCCGGCCTGTGAAAGACGCGCAAAAACATCATCAGAACCTTCTGTTCCACCGGTCATATCTAAAACAATCTTTCCTGCTTTGCTTTTAAGGTCTCCCACTAAAATTTTAGGCCCTGCCTTATAACAAGAAGCCTGACGATATTCTGGTTCTTTAAGCAAAAGATTAACAACATTTTCAAGTGTCTTTGGCTTTTGCTTATTCATTATTCTTTGCAGATACTGAGCCACATGATTATCTGCCGGTGTATGACAACACATCAAAGGCATTTTAATCTGGCGAGCAGCATCTACAACACGCAAATGATTGGCCGAATGCAAGCTTCGCTCAACTTGATCGGTGCGTTCTTTCATCAACTTTTCAGCAATTTCTTGCTTAACCCCCAAAGACGACAAAAGCGTTGTTTGAATCTCCATAACTTCATAGAGACCAGCTAGCGCAATCCCTAAAGGATGATGAGAAATAACCAAATCTAT is a genomic window containing:
- a CDS encoding Nif3-like dinuclear metal center hexameric protein: MKLNEIYQFFIAQGMVEDLRTQTQIRKKLSLAKREYHKLKGLQKKFFDKENLVNPYADTRILFGDLNTEVKHVLVGIDIGVDEILLADRLSSKNKKIDLVISHHPLGIALAGLYEVMEIQTTLLSSLGVKQEIAEKLMKERTDQVERSLHSANHLRVVDAARQIKMPLMCCHTPADNHVAQYLQRIMNKQKPKTLENVVNLLLKEPEYRQASCYKAGPKILVGDLKSKAGKIVLDMTGGTEGSDDVFARLSQAGVNTLLGMHVSERHFKKIKSEHLNVIIAGHIASDNLGLNLLFDKLEKKAKTIEFVECSGFKRVRR